A window of Mucilaginibacter sp. PAMC 26640 contains these coding sequences:
- a CDS encoding outer membrane protein assembly factor BamA: MNKVFFAILFSLIGTAALAQIPGQRRPTLTKSIPADSLSYLTPKDYIIGGVSISGAKYLDKDVLLQISKLNKGDKINLPGEANANVIKDLYKQGLFDDIHLNVTGINMDTIYLEIAVVERPRLSRLHLTGIRKGEIEDVTKKLSDKTGKIVNENLLSTTTAIIKKHFHEKGYLYTTVNIKQTKDPGDANSVILDVAVDKKRKVMINDVTFEGNKDFSQAALRKYLSKTRRRHWYNLFGSKKFKQDKYDEDKQNLVEKMQDKGYRDAELVSDSVVRHDDKTVDVKLKIYEGHKYYFGGIKFSGNARYPGEVLTRVLQIEKGQVFSEEELNKRLSGPTPNNDDVSSLYLNDGYLTFNADPVQTRVHNDTVDLDIRIYEGPQYTISRVILKGNDVTNDKVVMREIRTKPGQKFSKELLIRSAREIGQLGNFDEQKTEPRPTNINPADGTVDLVYNVVEKPSDQIELSGGFGGGQLVGTLGLTFNNFSLRNIFNSKAYRPLPKGDGQKLSLRGQSSGRTYQNFSFTFSEPWLGGKKPIYFALSAYTQGSSTGQYYPKTSPNYNNLRINGVGITLGKRLNWPDNYFQLNYSLNFDHYNLDNYSGYLFNNGTSYNIKLTQEFSRNSVDVPLYPTSGSNIKLTLQGTPPYSLFNKLNYNVITPEQRYHFVEYYKVKFDAQWFTKITGKLILMTQTRFGYLGQYNSKVGPSPFERFKLGGDGMQSYQFLQGTDIIGMRGYENYSVVPVGSNFNANTNQGNAIYDKFTFELRHPVIASQSATIYMLAFAEGGNVWDNISQVNPFNVRRSVGVGARIFLPIFGLLGLDYGYGFDKIPGQPDANKGHIHFTISQSLSGGFN; this comes from the coding sequence ATGAATAAAGTTTTTTTTGCTATTCTTTTCTCTCTTATAGGCACCGCGGCACTTGCCCAAATACCTGGTCAAAGGCGCCCTACGCTTACAAAATCTATACCGGCTGATAGTTTAAGCTACCTTACTCCTAAGGACTATATTATTGGTGGTGTATCCATTAGTGGCGCTAAATATTTAGATAAAGATGTATTGCTACAGATATCTAAATTAAATAAAGGCGACAAGATCAATCTTCCGGGCGAGGCTAACGCCAACGTGATAAAAGATCTGTACAAACAAGGCCTTTTTGATGACATTCACTTAAATGTTACCGGCATCAATATGGATACCATTTACCTGGAAATTGCCGTTGTGGAACGCCCGCGTTTATCAAGGCTGCATTTAACAGGTATCCGCAAAGGCGAAATTGAAGACGTTACTAAAAAGCTGAGCGATAAAACCGGCAAAATAGTAAACGAGAATTTGCTAAGTACCACCACAGCGATTATCAAAAAGCATTTTCACGAAAAGGGTTACTTATACACTACCGTAAATATTAAGCAAACTAAAGATCCGGGTGATGCCAACAGCGTTATATTGGATGTTGCTGTTGATAAGAAACGGAAAGTGATGATCAATGATGTTACTTTTGAGGGTAACAAGGATTTTTCACAGGCAGCATTACGAAAATACCTGAGCAAAACCCGCCGCCGCCATTGGTACAACCTTTTTGGATCGAAAAAATTCAAACAGGATAAGTACGATGAAGACAAGCAAAACCTGGTTGAAAAGATGCAGGATAAAGGCTACCGCGATGCTGAGCTGGTTAGCGATAGTGTGGTAAGGCATGATGACAAAACTGTTGATGTTAAATTAAAGATTTACGAAGGGCACAAATATTACTTTGGGGGTATTAAATTCTCTGGTAACGCAAGGTACCCTGGTGAAGTACTTACCCGTGTGCTGCAAATAGAAAAAGGGCAGGTATTTAGCGAAGAAGAGCTGAACAAGCGCCTGAGCGGCCCAACACCCAATAACGATGATGTATCATCACTTTATCTTAACGATGGTTATTTAACTTTCAATGCTGATCCGGTACAAACCCGTGTGCATAACGATACAGTTGATCTGGATATCAGGATTTATGAAGGGCCGCAGTATACCATTAGCCGGGTTATATTAAAAGGTAACGATGTTACCAACGATAAGGTAGTTATGCGGGAGATCCGCACCAAGCCGGGCCAGAAGTTTAGCAAGGAACTATTGATCCGCAGTGCGCGTGAAATTGGCCAGCTGGGTAATTTCGACGAGCAAAAAACCGAACCGAGGCCAACTAATATTAACCCTGCAGATGGTACGGTTGATTTGGTGTACAACGTAGTTGAAAAACCTTCAGATCAGATCGAGCTTTCGGGTGGTTTCGGCGGCGGGCAGCTGGTGGGTACCCTGGGGCTAACCTTTAACAACTTCTCCTTACGTAATATATTTAACAGCAAAGCATACCGCCCATTGCCAAAAGGTGACGGCCAGAAACTGAGCTTAAGAGGTCAGTCCAGCGGGCGTACCTACCAAAACTTTTCGTTCACCTTCAGTGAGCCATGGTTAGGCGGTAAAAAGCCAATTTACTTTGCATTGTCAGCCTATACACAGGGTAGTTCTACAGGTCAGTATTATCCAAAAACTAGCCCTAACTACAATAATCTGCGCATCAATGGTGTGGGTATAACCTTGGGTAAGCGCTTGAACTGGCCGGATAACTACTTCCAGTTAAACTACTCGTTAAACTTTGATCATTACAACCTGGATAACTACAGCGGTTACCTGTTCAACAATGGTACATCTTACAACATTAAGTTAACGCAGGAATTCAGCCGTAACTCGGTGGATGTTCCGCTTTATCCAACTTCGGGTTCAAACATTAAGTTAACCCTGCAGGGAACGCCACCATACTCGTTATTTAACAAATTAAATTATAACGTAATAACACCTGAGCAACGCTACCATTTTGTAGAGTACTATAAAGTGAAGTTTGATGCGCAGTGGTTCACCAAAATTACCGGTAAACTGATATTAATGACACAAACCCGTTTTGGTTATCTTGGCCAGTACAACAGCAAAGTGGGTCCATCTCCGTTCGAGCGCTTTAAGCTGGGTGGTGATGGTATGCAGAGCTACCAGTTTTTACAGGGTACCGATATCATTGGTATGAGGGGTTACGAAAATTACTCGGTAGTACCGGTAGGATCTAACTTTAATGCCAATACCAACCAGGGTAATGCTATTTACGACAAATTCACATTCGAGTTGAGGCACCCGGTTATTGCAAGCCAGTCGGCAACAATTTACATGCTGGCATTTGCCGAAGGCGGTAACGTATGGGATAATATTAGCCAGGTAAATCCGTTTAATGTTCGTCGTTCGGTAGGTGTGGGTGCAAGGATATTTTTACCTATATTTGGTTTACTTGGGCTTGATTACGGTTACGGTTTTGACAAAATACCGGGCCAGCCAGATGCTAACAAAGGGCATATCCACTTTACCATCTCACAAAGCTTAAGCGGTGGTTTTAATTAA
- a CDS encoding isoprenyl transferase → MSYKDQIDLQRLPRHVAVIMDGNGRWAKGKGKLRVFGHHNGVLSVRDVVEGAGELGIEYLTLYTFSAENWSRPTFEVNAIMELLISTINKEINKLMDNNVRLKAIGDLNQLPGKCFRELNNAISKTSVNTGLVLTLALSYGSRREIVHAAKALATRVQSGELNPEDIDETMFEDNLYTGGMPNPELLIRTSGEYRISNYLLWQIAYAELYFTTKLWPDFRREDLFEAILDYQKRERRFGMTSEQVN, encoded by the coding sequence ATGAGTTATAAGGATCAGATCGATTTGCAAAGATTGCCGCGCCACGTAGCTGTTATTATGGATGGCAATGGCCGATGGGCCAAAGGCAAAGGCAAATTAAGGGTGTTTGGCCATCATAACGGTGTACTATCTGTACGCGATGTGGTAGAAGGTGCCGGAGAACTGGGCATTGAATACCTTACCCTCTACACCTTCAGTGCCGAAAACTGGAGCCGCCCAACATTTGAAGTTAACGCCATAATGGAGCTTTTGATCAGCACCATTAATAAGGAGATTAATAAACTGATGGATAACAATGTGCGCTTGAAAGCCATTGGTGATCTGAATCAGCTTCCCGGCAAATGCTTTCGCGAACTTAACAACGCAATAAGTAAAACATCAGTAAACACAGGGCTTGTACTTACACTGGCACTCAGCTATGGCTCGCGCCGTGAAATTGTACATGCTGCCAAAGCATTGGCGACCAGGGTGCAAAGCGGAGAGCTGAACCCCGAGGATATTGATGAAACGATGTTTGAAGATAATTTATACACAGGCGGTATGCCAAATCCCGAGCTTTTGATAAGAACGAGCGGCGAATACCGTATAAGTAACTACCTGCTTTGGCAAATTGCCTACGCCGAACTTTACTTTACAACCAAGTTATGGCCCGACTTCAGGCGCGAAGATCTGTTTGAAGCCATACTTGATTACCAGAAACGCGAACGCCGTTTTGGGATGACTAGCGAGCAGGTAAACTAA
- a CDS encoding glycosyl hydrolase, translated as MRNPITILSLAAALTCLAGAQTFASRTMKPAPTKKAQTKKSEWVSLFNGKDLQGWHGYNKKSLVKNWEVENGALVCLGSIKGTDTGGDIVTDAQYDNFELEWQWKIDKGSNSGVLYHVVEDPKYAGTYLTGPEYQIIDDINWVPDILEEWQKTGADYAMTVPNSDKKIMPVGQWNSSKIIFNRGHVEHWLNGKKIVEFTAWSDDWLSKKAKGKWKDHPEYGIAQIGRIALQDHGHKAYFKNIRVKAL; from the coding sequence ATGAGAAATCCGATTACCATATTAAGCCTTGCGGCGGCATTAACCTGCCTGGCCGGTGCGCAAACCTTTGCATCCAGAACGATGAAGCCTGCCCCAACTAAAAAGGCGCAGACTAAAAAAAGCGAATGGGTAAGCCTTTTTAACGGGAAGGACCTGCAGGGCTGGCATGGTTATAACAAAAAGAGCCTCGTTAAAAACTGGGAAGTTGAAAACGGTGCGCTGGTTTGCCTTGGCAGTATCAAGGGTACGGATACCGGCGGGGATATTGTAACCGATGCACAGTATGATAATTTTGAACTGGAGTGGCAATGGAAGATAGATAAGGGGAGTAATAGTGGGGTGCTTTACCATGTGGTGGAAGACCCCAAATATGCAGGCACTTATTTAACCGGCCCTGAGTACCAGATCATAGATGACATCAATTGGGTGCCTGATATTTTGGAAGAGTGGCAAAAAACCGGCGCAGATTATGCGATGACCGTACCCAATAGTGATAAAAAAATAATGCCGGTAGGCCAGTGGAATAGCAGTAAGATCATTTTTAACCGCGGGCATGTAGAACATTGGTTAAACGGCAAAAAAATTGTGGAATTCACCGCCTGGAGTGATGACTGGCTTAGTAAAAAAGCGAAAGGAAAATGGAAGGACCATCCCGAATATGGGATAGCGCAGATTGGCCGCATTGCATTGCAGGATCATGGACATAAGGCCTATTTTAAAAATATCAGGGTGAAGGCACTGTAA
- a CDS encoding oxidoreductase: MKENNEASRRGFLKKLATTTVAATVGSNLIAADNIGSFHYLKQEYNRIGANSQVNIALIGAGGMGTSDTNTALQIPGVKLVAVCDLYDGRLKDAKSKWGADIFTTKVYKEILNRKDIDAVIIATPDHWHQQISVDAMHAGKHVYCEKPMVHSVMEGPAVIKAQQETGKVFQVGSQGVSSLGNEKARELLKSGAIGELNYAEGFWARRGAVEVWQYPIPEDASTQTVDWETYISNAPKRPFDSKRFFRWRNYTDYGTGMAGDLFVHLFSSLHFITGSMGPNKIYASGGLRYWNDGREVPDVLLGTFDYAKAAAHPAFNLSLRCNFVDGTSGTTYLKLVGSEGSMDITWDSVTLKRNKSIDNTDPFYIEKMKQMGQATGGRKMMLPPEQITYDAEKGYLGGPYDHMNNFITAVRNGGKVTEDAIFGYRAAAPALLCNDSYFKNAPMFWDPEKMKTIKS; the protein is encoded by the coding sequence ATGAAAGAAAATAACGAAGCCTCGAGGAGAGGGTTTCTTAAAAAGCTGGCTACAACAACGGTAGCCGCAACCGTTGGCAGTAATTTGATCGCCGCCGATAATATCGGCAGTTTTCACTATCTCAAGCAGGAATATAACCGCATTGGTGCAAACAGCCAGGTAAATATTGCCTTGATAGGTGCCGGAGGTATGGGTACATCTGATACGAATACAGCCCTGCAAATACCGGGTGTAAAGCTGGTTGCGGTTTGCGATTTGTATGATGGCCGGTTGAAAGATGCCAAATCCAAATGGGGCGCTGATATTTTCACTACTAAAGTTTACAAAGAAATTCTTAACCGCAAGGATATTGATGCGGTGATCATAGCCACGCCAGATCATTGGCACCAGCAAATCTCGGTTGATGCCATGCATGCCGGTAAACATGTTTACTGTGAAAAACCAATGGTACACTCGGTGATGGAAGGCCCTGCGGTAATTAAGGCACAGCAGGAAACCGGCAAAGTGTTCCAGGTAGGCAGCCAGGGTGTTTCTTCATTGGGTAATGAAAAAGCCAGGGAACTGTTAAAGAGTGGTGCTATAGGCGAGTTAAATTATGCCGAAGGTTTTTGGGCGCGACGTGGTGCGGTGGAGGTTTGGCAGTATCCAATCCCCGAGGATGCATCAACCCAAACGGTAGATTGGGAAACTTACATCAGTAATGCGCCAAAAAGGCCGTTTGATAGCAAACGGTTTTTCCGCTGGAGAAACTATACCGACTACGGTACAGGGATGGCGGGAGATTTATTTGTGCATTTGTTTAGCAGCCTGCACTTCATAACCGGGTCTATGGGTCCTAATAAGATCTATGCTTCGGGCGGGTTACGCTATTGGAACGATGGCCGCGAAGTACCTGATGTTTTACTGGGTACATTTGATTATGCCAAAGCAGCGGCCCACCCGGCCTTCAATTTATCACTGCGTTGTAACTTTGTAGATGGTACCAGTGGCACCACCTACCTTAAATTAGTAGGCAGCGAAGGCTCAATGGATATTACCTGGGATAGTGTTACCCTTAAACGCAACAAATCAATCGATAACACCGATCCGTTTTACATCGAGAAGATGAAACAGATGGGGCAGGCTACCGGGGGGCGTAAAATGATGCTTCCGCCGGAGCAGATCACCTACGATGCCGAGAAAGGTTACCTGGGTGGCCCGTATGACCATATGAATAACTTCATCACCGCTGTGCGCAATGGTGGCAAGGTAACCGAAGATGCCATATTTGGCTATCGTGCCGCGGCACCTGCGCTGCTTTGTAACGATAGTTATTTTAAGAATGCGCCGATGTTTTGGGATCCTGAAAAAATGAAAACGATCAAATCCTAA
- a CDS encoding bifunctional demethylmenaquinone methyltransferase/2-methoxy-6-polyprenyl-1,4-benzoquinol methylase produces MSKIVTPYQDQQGTKKEQVADMFNNISKTYDFLNHFMSLGIDIIWRKKAINELKADKPQLILDVATGTGDFAFEALKILKPKKIIGVDISRGMLDIADQKILKRRLSDKFEVKLGDSEKLPFGANEFDAVTVAYGVRNFENLGDGLADIHRVLKPGGKAVVLEFSKPKVFPVKQLYAFYFNYVTPGIGKIFSKDARAYTYLPESVAAFPDGVAFTNMMIKAGFKNTKARPLAFGICSIYTGIK; encoded by the coding sequence ATGAGCAAAATCGTAACACCATACCAGGATCAGCAGGGCACCAAAAAAGAGCAGGTTGCCGATATGTTTAATAACATTTCCAAAACTTATGATTTTTTAAATCATTTCATGTCACTGGGGATCGATATCATCTGGCGCAAAAAAGCCATTAACGAATTAAAAGCGGACAAACCCCAGCTCATCCTGGATGTAGCAACCGGCACCGGTGACTTTGCATTTGAGGCGCTCAAGATCTTAAAACCAAAAAAGATCATCGGCGTAGACATTTCCCGCGGCATGCTTGATATTGCTGATCAGAAGATCCTCAAACGCCGCCTTTCTGATAAGTTTGAAGTAAAATTAGGCGATTCTGAAAAACTACCTTTCGGGGCAAATGAATTCGACGCGGTAACTGTAGCCTATGGTGTGCGCAACTTTGAGAATTTAGGCGATGGCCTGGCCGATATTCACCGGGTATTGAAACCGGGCGGCAAAGCGGTGGTGCTGGAGTTTTCTAAACCTAAAGTTTTCCCTGTTAAGCAGCTGTACGCGTTTTACTTTAACTATGTTACACCTGGTATTGGCAAGATCTTTAGTAAAGATGCACGGGCTTACACCTACCTGCCAGAATCGGTTGCGGCTTTCCCGGATGGGGTAGCTTTTACCAATATGATGATTAAGGCTGGTTTTAAAAATACGAAAGCAAGGCCTTTGGCGTTTGGTATTTGTTCCATCTATACCGGGATTAAATGA
- a CDS encoding porin, translating to MILRYVAVVLILMCCSAALRAQQFSPAWGGGADETDLSFGFSFSYVGSDFKIVKQPNWRSPFVDPETQRNVTDSLTSISSNTTPGFGVGFITRYRLTDHLEIRTTPSLIFADRKLRYTFKNTAEPIDKPVQTTTVDLPLQMKLKSDRVGNLRAYLLGGIKYSGTIGGKKDNANTAPIERIVKNVKGYSSYEAGFGFDIYFEYFKLSPEIKVTNTFGNLLVPENQPFSSPISKLSLHTIMFSLYFE from the coding sequence ATGATTTTACGTTACGTAGCAGTAGTATTGATATTAATGTGTTGCAGCGCGGCGTTGCGTGCCCAGCAATTTTCACCTGCCTGGGGTGGCGGCGCAGACGAAACCGATCTAAGTTTCGGCTTTAGTTTTTCCTATGTGGGCAGCGATTTTAAAATAGTAAAACAACCCAACTGGCGGTCGCCTTTTGTGGATCCTGAAACGCAAAGAAACGTAACGGATTCCCTTACCAGCATCAGTTCTAACACGACTCCGGGTTTTGGCGTTGGCTTTATTACCCGCTACCGCCTGACCGATCATCTTGAAATACGCACAACACCCTCGCTGATCTTCGCCGATAGAAAACTGCGCTACACTTTCAAAAATACGGCCGAACCCATAGATAAGCCGGTGCAAACCACCACTGTTGACCTACCCCTGCAGATGAAGCTAAAATCCGACCGGGTGGGCAACCTGCGGGCGTATTTGCTTGGTGGCATTAAATACTCTGGCACCATTGGCGGTAAAAAAGATAATGCAAATACGGCCCCGATAGAACGCATCGTTAAAAATGTGAAAGGTTATTCGTCGTACGAAGCAGGCTTTGGCTTTGATATCTATTTTGAATATTTTAAACTTTCACCAGAGATAAAAGTAACCAATACGTTTGGTAACCTGCTGGTACCGGAAAATCAGCCGTTCTCATCTCCCATCAGCAAATTATCACTGCATACGATAATGTTTAGTTTGTATTTCGAATAA
- a CDS encoding NAD(P)-dependent oxidoreductase, which yields MAKIALITGATSGIGEACAHIFAREGYNLILTGRRTERLELLAGQLNDQHNVEVAVSCFDIRNRAEVVENLDGLPAEWKQIDVLVNNAGLSQGLDPINKGSFDDWDTMIDTNIKGLLYVSKVVSNWMIENGFGHIINIGSIAGKEVYPNGNVYCATKHAVEALNQGMRLDLLNHGIKVTAVHPGAVETEFSEVRFKGDKDRAKKVYDGFEPLIAKDIAETIWFVASRPAHVNINDIVVMPTAQASATSIFRK from the coding sequence ATGGCTAAAATTGCATTAATCACAGGCGCTACCTCCGGAATTGGGGAAGCTTGTGCACATATCTTTGCCCGCGAGGGTTACAACCTCATACTCACCGGTCGCCGTACGGAGCGTTTAGAGCTTCTTGCTGGTCAATTGAATGATCAGCACAATGTTGAAGTGGCAGTTTCGTGCTTTGATATACGCAACCGTGCTGAGGTGGTTGAAAATCTTGATGGTTTACCTGCCGAATGGAAACAGATTGATGTATTAGTGAATAACGCTGGTTTAAGCCAAGGCCTGGATCCCATTAACAAGGGCAGCTTCGATGATTGGGACACCATGATAGACACCAACATTAAAGGCCTGCTTTACGTAAGCAAAGTGGTTAGCAACTGGATGATAGAAAATGGCTTTGGGCACATCATCAATATAGGCTCTATTGCCGGCAAAGAAGTTTATCCTAACGGGAATGTTTACTGTGCTACCAAGCATGCTGTTGAAGCGTTGAACCAGGGCATGCGTTTGGATCTCCTGAACCACGGTATTAAAGTTACCGCCGTACACCCTGGTGCTGTGGAAACAGAATTTTCTGAAGTACGCTTTAAGGGCGATAAAGACCGCGCTAAAAAAGTGTATGATGGTTTTGAACCACTAATAGCGAAGGATATTGCGGAAACCATTTGGTTTGTAGCCTCCCGCCCGGCACATGTAAATATTAATGATATTGTTGTGATGCCAACCGCACAGGCATCGGCAACTTCTATATTCAGGAAATAA
- a CDS encoding glutamyl-tRNA amidotransferase, whose amino-acid sequence MSLITQIDQDIKQAMLAKQADRLRGLRAIKSALLLAKTEKGAAEDLTSEAEIKVLQKLIKQRKESADIYKAQNREDLYEVEMAEMYVIEPYLPQQMSKFEIEGYIQEVIERLGVTSVKDMGRVMGVANKELAGRADGKTVSEVVKQLLG is encoded by the coding sequence ATGTCACTCATAACCCAAATAGACCAGGATATAAAACAAGCTATGCTGGCAAAACAGGCAGATCGTTTACGCGGGCTGCGCGCTATCAAATCGGCATTGCTGCTGGCTAAAACAGAAAAAGGAGCCGCCGAGGATCTAACATCCGAAGCAGAAATTAAAGTGCTGCAAAAGCTTATTAAACAACGCAAGGAATCAGCAGATATATATAAAGCCCAAAACAGAGAAGATCTGTACGAAGTAGAAATGGCGGAGATGTATGTAATAGAGCCCTATTTGCCTCAGCAGATGAGCAAATTTGAAATAGAGGGTTATATTCAGGAAGTTATTGAACGGCTTGGAGTAACATCAGTAAAAGATATGGGCCGGGTTATGGGGGTTGCCAATAAAGAGCTTGCGGGCCGGGCAGATGGCAAAACGGTATCTGAAGTTGTTAAACAACTGTTGGGATAA
- a CDS encoding alpha/beta hydrolase, translating into MDFVLKEEKGFKYLEQGEGEPLLLLHGLMGALSNWEQVIEEFSPHYRVIIPILPIFELPLLTTGVKALSKFVHKFIKFKKLTRVTLLGNSLGGHVGLIYVLSHPGYVKALVLTGSSGLYENAFGGSFPRRENYEFIKERVQYTFYDPAVATKEMVDEVYADINDRTKVLRILAMAKSAIRHNMKADLRKITMPVALIWGRDDKITPPEVAVEFNQLLPNSYLYWIDKCGHAPMMEHPQEFNKYLTLFLDKLKQ; encoded by the coding sequence ATGGATTTTGTACTGAAAGAAGAAAAGGGTTTTAAATATTTAGAACAAGGCGAAGGCGAGCCGTTGCTGCTTTTACATGGCCTGATGGGAGCCCTGAGCAACTGGGAACAGGTAATTGAAGAGTTTAGTCCGCACTATAGGGTTATCATTCCAATTCTGCCTATTTTCGAGCTGCCACTGTTAACTACCGGGGTAAAGGCCCTGTCCAAATTTGTACACAAGTTCATCAAGTTTAAAAAACTTACCAGGGTAACGCTGCTGGGCAATTCTCTTGGCGGGCACGTTGGCTTAATTTACGTATTATCACACCCCGGTTATGTAAAAGCTCTGGTATTAACCGGAAGTTCGGGTTTATATGAAAACGCGTTCGGGGGATCTTTCCCGCGACGCGAGAACTACGAATTTATAAAGGAAAGGGTTCAATACACATTTTACGACCCTGCCGTGGCCACTAAAGAAATGGTAGACGAAGTTTATGCTGATATTAACGACCGTACAAAAGTGCTCAGAATACTGGCGATGGCAAAATCTGCTATTCGCCATAATATGAAAGCCGACTTACGCAAGATAACGATGCCAGTTGCGTTAATATGGGGAAGAGATGATAAAATCACTCCTCCCGAGGTTGCGGTTGAATTTAACCAATTATTGCCAAATTCGTATTTGTACTGGATTGACAAATGCGGACATGCACCAATGATGGAACACCCGCAGGAGTTTAATAAGTACCTTACGTTATTTTTGGATAAACTAAAACAATAA
- a CDS encoding CBS domain-containing protein produces the protein MLAIDMVADAIPPVHTSDTVQKVFDRMAEFRVRHLPIVNEEQFLGLVSEDDLIEEPDYNTQIGALNLSLVNPYVLEEQHIYDVIRLFYEQDLSVVPVLDAKKDYLGLISINAMNEYFAQLTSVSQPGGIIVLEISNKNNSLAHMSQIVESDNAQVLSSYTRTFPDSTRMEITLKVNKQDISNILATFLRYEYDVKATFNFTDHNDNAKDRFDSFMNYLNL, from the coding sequence ATGCTTGCAATTGACATGGTTGCCGACGCGATCCCACCGGTGCACACTTCTGATACCGTACAGAAGGTGTTTGACCGTATGGCGGAATTCCGCGTGCGCCATTTGCCAATTGTAAACGAAGAGCAGTTTTTGGGACTTGTATCTGAAGATGACCTGATAGAAGAACCAGACTATAATACCCAGATTGGTGCCCTTAACCTTTCGCTGGTAAATCCTTATGTTTTGGAGGAGCAGCACATTTACGACGTGATCCGGTTGTTTTACGAGCAGGACCTGAGCGTAGTGCCGGTGCTGGATGCCAAAAAAGATTACCTGGGGCTGATTTCTATTAACGCCATGAATGAATACTTTGCCCAACTTACGTCGGTAAGCCAGCCGGGCGGTATTATTGTTTTGGAGATCAGCAATAAGAACAACTCGTTGGCGCATATGTCGCAGATTGTGGAATCGGATAATGCACAGGTGCTGAGTTCATACACGCGCACCTTTCCTGATAGCACCCGCATGGAGATAACACTTAAAGTGAACAAACAGGATATCTCCAACATCCTGGCAACTTTTCTCCGGTACGAGTATGATGTAAAAGCTACTTTCAACTTTACAGATCATAACGATAACGCGAAAGACCGGTTCGATTCATTTATGAATTATTTGAATTTGTAG
- the ppnK gene encoding NAD kinase (catalyzes the phosphorylation of NAD to NADP), whose product MKIAIYGRQFNDPQVFPYIRQVFDILVLHKVEIYIHYQFNDYLQGNVDTAPFNVLKPTDAIKDFIDVFITIGGDGTLLDMVTVIRDSGVPVIGINFGRLGFLASINKNDIGAAIHAVVNKEYTLDSRELLVIDSDQKIFGEDNFALNDVTIHKRDDSAMITTHVSLNNEFLNSYWGDGIIISTSTGSTAYSLSCGGPIIFPQSNSIALTPVSPHNLNVRPIILPDDSKLSFEVECRGTNYIISCDSRTAVIDKTMQFRVRKADFKLNLIRLNNESYLQTLRTKLLWGLDARNY is encoded by the coding sequence ATGAAGATAGCAATATACGGAAGGCAGTTTAACGACCCACAGGTATTCCCTTACATAAGGCAGGTGTTTGATATATTGGTGCTGCACAAGGTTGAGATTTACATCCACTATCAGTTTAATGATTATTTGCAGGGCAATGTGGATACTGCGCCTTTTAACGTGCTGAAGCCTACCGACGCTATTAAAGATTTTATAGATGTTTTCATCACCATTGGTGGCGACGGTACCTTGCTGGATATGGTTACCGTGATTCGCGATAGTGGCGTGCCGGTTATCGGCATCAACTTTGGCCGGTTAGGCTTTTTGGCCAGTATCAACAAGAACGATATCGGAGCGGCCATACATGCCGTAGTAAACAAGGAATACACACTGGACAGCCGCGAATTACTTGTTATCGACTCGGACCAAAAGATTTTTGGTGAAGATAATTTTGCGCTGAATGACGTAACCATCCATAAGCGCGATGACTCGGCCATGATCACCACACATGTATCGCTCAACAATGAGTTCCTGAACTCTTACTGGGGCGATGGCATCATCATCTCTACCTCTACCGGGTCTACAGCTTACTCGCTTAGCTGTGGCGGCCCTATTATTTTCCCGCAATCCAACAGTATCGCCCTCACGCCGGTATCACCTCATAACTTAAATGTAAGGCCAATTATTTTACCGGATGATAGTAAGCTATCGTTCGAGGTGGAATGCCGGGGAACCAACTACATCATTTCTTGCGACAGCCGTACTGCCGTTATTGATAAAACAATGCAATTTAGGGTGCGCAAGGCCGATTTTAAACTGAATTTGATTCGCCTGAATAATGAAAGCTATTTACAAACGTTAAGAACTAAATTATTATGGGGACTTGACGCCCGTAATTACTAA